A genomic region of Staphylococcus roterodami contains the following coding sequences:
- a CDS encoding acetate kinase has translation MSKLILAINAGSSSLKFQLIRMPEEELVTKGLVERIGLKDSIFTIEVNGEKVKTVQDIKDHVEAVDIMLDAFKAHNIINDINDIDGTGHRVVHGGEKFPESVAITDEVEKEIEELSELAPLHNPANLMGIRAFRKLLPNIPHVAIFDTAFHQTMPEKAYLYSLPYHYYKDFGIRKYGFHGTSHKFVSQRAAELLDKPIEDLRIISCHIGNGASIAAIDGGKSIDTSMGFTPLAGVTMGTRSGNIDPALIPFIMEKTGKTAEQVLEILNKESGLLGLSGTSSDLRDLSEEAETGKARSQMALDVFASKIHKYIGSYAARMHGVDVIVFTAGIGENSVEIRAKVLEGLEFMGVYWDPKKNENLQRGKEGFINYPHSPVKVVVIPTDEESMIARDVMTFGGLK, from the coding sequence ATGTCAAAATTAATCTTGGCTATCAACGCTGGTAGTTCATCATTAAAATTTCAATTAATTAGAATGCCCGAAGAGGAATTAGTAACAAAAGGTTTAGTAGAAAGAATCGGACTTAAGGATTCAATTTTTACAATCGAAGTAAACGGGGAAAAAGTTAAAACAGTACAAGATATTAAAGACCACGTAGAAGCGGTAGATATCATGTTAGACGCATTTAAAGCACACAATATTATTAATGATATTAATGATATTGATGGAACTGGACACCGTGTTGTACATGGTGGTGAAAAATTCCCTGAATCAGTAGCTATTACTGATGAGGTTGAAAAGGAAATTGAAGAATTAAGCGAATTAGCACCACTTCACAACCCAGCAAACTTAATGGGTATCCGTGCATTCCGTAAATTATTACCAAATATCCCTCATGTGGCAATTTTTGATACAGCATTCCATCAAACTATGCCTGAAAAAGCATATTTATACAGCTTGCCATATCATTACTATAAAGACTTTGGTATTCGTAAGTATGGTTTCCATGGTACAAGTCATAAATTTGTATCTCAAAGAGCAGCTGAATTATTAGATAAACCTATTGAAGATTTACGTATTATTTCTTGTCATATCGGTAATGGTGCATCTATTGCAGCGATTGATGGTGGTAAATCTATTGATACATCAATGGGCTTCACACCTCTTGCAGGTGTAACAATGGGTACACGTTCTGGTAATATTGACCCTGCTTTAATTCCATTTATTATGGAAAAAACTGGTAAAACTGCTGAACAAGTATTAGAAATTTTAAATAAAGAATCTGGTTTATTAGGTTTATCAGGTACTTCAAGTGATTTACGTGACTTATCTGAAGAAGCTGAAACAGGTAAAGCACGTTCACAAATGGCTTTAGATGTATTTGCATCTAAAATTCACAAATACATTGGTTCATATGCAGCAAGAATGCATGGTGTAGATGTTATCGTATTTACTGCAGGAATTGGTGAAAACTCTGTAGAAATTCGTGCGAAAGTACTTGAAGGATTAGAATTCATGGGCGTATACTGGGATCCTAAGAAAAATGAAAACTTACAACGTGGTAAAGAAGGATTTATCAATTATCCTCATTCTCCTGTTAAAGTTGTTGTTATTCCAACAGATGAAGAAAGTATGATTGCTCGTGATGTTATGACATTCGGTGGTTTGAAATAA
- a CDS encoding class I SAM-dependent methyltransferase, protein MAEEQTIMERLFHTLDEKAKALNNENGQSFIENLGLAMEQVYTNDRELLEQATLQDRRKAFQFAYLSLMQEEKIQANHQITPDSIGLILGFLVERFMNSQQELHIVDIASGAGHLSATVNEVLPEIAVMHHLIEVDPVLSRVSVHLANFLEIPFDVYPQDAIMPLPIEEADVVIGDFPVGYYPLDERSKEFKLGFDEGHSYSHYLLIEQAINTLKASGYAFLVVPSNIFTGEHVKQLEKYIATETEMQAFLNLPPTLFKNEKARKSILILQKKKSGETKPVEVLLANIPDFKNPSQFQGFMTELNQWMDTNRPKK, encoded by the coding sequence ATGGCAGAAGAACAAACAATTATGGAACGCTTATTTCATACATTAGATGAAAAAGCTAAAGCTTTAAATAATGAAAATGGACAAAGTTTTATTGAAAATCTAGGATTAGCAATGGAACAAGTTTATACGAATGATAGAGAATTATTAGAACAAGCAACATTACAGGACAGACGTAAAGCATTTCAATTTGCATATTTAAGTTTAATGCAAGAAGAAAAGATACAGGCAAATCATCAAATTACACCAGACTCTATCGGGCTTATTTTAGGGTTTTTAGTTGAACGATTTATGAATAGTCAACAAGAGTTGCACATCGTTGATATCGCAAGTGGTGCGGGACATCTAAGTGCAACTGTAAATGAAGTATTACCTGAAATAGCTGTGATGCATCATTTAATTGAAGTTGATCCAGTATTGTCACGCGTAAGTGTGCATTTAGCTAACTTTTTAGAAATACCTTTTGATGTTTATCCTCAAGATGCAATTATGCCTTTACCAATAGAAGAGGCTGATGTTGTGATTGGTGATTTTCCAGTAGGATATTATCCGTTGGACGAGAGAAGTAAGGAATTTAAGCTAGGCTTTGATGAAGGACATAGCTACTCACATTACTTATTAATTGAACAGGCAATAAATACGTTAAAGGCTTCTGGATATGCCTTTTTAGTAGTGCCAAGTAATATATTTACAGGTGAACATGTAAAACAGCTTGAAAAATATATTGCAACAGAGACGGAAATGCAAGCATTTTTAAATTTGCCACCAACTTTATTTAAAAATGAAAAAGCACGAAAATCCATATTAATTTTACAAAAGAAAAAATCGGGTGAAACAAAGCCAGTTGAAGTATTATTAGCGAATATACCTGATTTCAAAAATCCTTCACAATTCCAAGGATTTATGACTGAGTTAAATCAATGGATGGACACAAATCGTCCTAAAAAATAA
- the tpx gene encoding thiol peroxidase encodes MTEITFKGGPIHLVGQQINEGDIAPDFTVLDNDLNQVTLADYAGKKKLISVVPSIDTGVCDQQTRKFNSEASKEDGVVLTISADLPFAQKRWCASAGLDNVITLSDHRDLSFGENFGVVMQELRLLARAVFVLDADNKVVYKEIVSEGTDFPDFDSALAAYQNI; translated from the coding sequence ATGACTGAAATTACATTCAAAGGTGGTCCAATCCACTTAGTAGGGCAACAAATTAATGAAGGTGACATTGCACCTGACTTCACAGTATTAGATAATGACTTAAATCAAGTAACTTTAGCAGATTATGCTGGTAAAAAGAAATTGATTAGTGTAGTACCATCAATTGATACAGGTGTTTGTGATCAACAAACGCGTAAATTCAATTCTGAAGCTTCTAAAGAAGACGGTGTTGTATTAACCATTTCAGCAGACTTACCATTCGCACAAAAAAGATGGTGTGCTTCAGCTGGTTTGGACAATGTCATTACATTAAGTGATCACCGTGATTTATCTTTCGGTGAAAACTTTGGTGTTGTTATGCAAGAACTTCGCTTATTAGCTCGTGCAGTGTTTGTGTTAGATGCAGACAATAAGGTCGTTTATAAAGAAATTGTAAGTGAAGGTACTGATTTCCCAGACTTTGATTCTGCTTTAGCTGCATACCAAAATATTTAA
- a CDS encoding TSUP family transporter → MDLNLTMILIIIVFGFIAAFIDSVVGGGGLISTPALLAIGLPPSIALGTNKLASSFGSLTSAVKFLRSGNVDFKVVAKLFGFVFLASACGAFIATMIPSHVLKPLIIVALSSVFIFTLLKKDWGNTRTFTHFTFKKALLFAGLFILIGFYDGFVGGGTGSFMLFVLLLFGFDFLSAAGNAKVLNFASNIGALVLFMILGQVDYIIGLVMAVSMIVGSYAGAHFAIKQGVSYVKVLFIIVTAILILKNAFDYIQQFVSN, encoded by the coding sequence GTGGATTTAAATTTAACGATGATTCTAATCATTATTGTCTTTGGTTTTATAGCAGCATTTATCGATTCAGTTGTAGGTGGTGGAGGCTTGATTTCAACGCCAGCATTATTGGCAATTGGTTTGCCACCATCCATTGCATTAGGTACCAATAAATTAGCGAGTTCATTTGGTTCATTAACTAGTGCGGTTAAGTTTTTAAGATCAGGTAATGTAGATTTTAAAGTCGTAGCAAAGTTATTTGGTTTTGTATTTTTAGCATCTGCTTGTGGTGCTTTTATTGCAACGATGATACCATCGCACGTATTGAAGCCATTGATTATTGTTGCACTTTCATCAGTATTTATTTTTACGTTATTAAAAAAAGATTGGGGAAATACACGCACATTTACACATTTCACGTTTAAGAAAGCATTATTATTTGCAGGGTTATTTATTTTAATAGGCTTTTACGATGGTTTTGTTGGTGGTGGCACAGGATCATTTATGTTGTTTGTATTATTACTTTTTGGATTTGATTTTTTGAGTGCTGCCGGAAATGCCAAAGTATTGAACTTTGCATCAAATATTGGTGCACTTGTATTATTTATGATATTAGGACAAGTAGATTATATTATAGGTTTAGTTATGGCTGTAAGTATGATAGTAGGATCCTATGCAGGTGCCCATTTTGCGATTAAACAAGGTGTTAGTTATGTAAAAGTTTTATTTATTATTGTTACTGCGATTTTAATTTTAAAAAATGCTTTTGATTATATTCAACAATTTGTATCAAATTAA
- the thiI gene encoding tRNA 4-thiouridine(8) synthase ThiI, whose protein sequence is MKYDHLLVRYGELTLKGSNRKKFVNQLRNNVHQSLKGLEGFVVKGKRDRMYIELEEHADIHEITYRLSKIFGIKSISPVLKIEKTLEAMSEAAIKFAQTFENGSTFKIDVKRADKNYPMDTYELQRELGGAVLKQIENISVNVKRPDHEIRVEVRLDAIYMYEEVVSGAGGLPVGTGGKTLLMLSGGIDSPVAGMEVMRRGVTIEAIHFHSPPFTSEQAKEKVIELTRILAERVGPIKLHIVPFTELQKQVNKVVHPRYTMTSTRRMMMRVADKLVHQIGALAIVNGENLGQVASQTLHSMYAINNVTSTPVLRPLLTYDKEEIILKSKEIGTFETSIQPFEDCCTIFTPKNPVTEPNFDKVVQYESIFDFEEMIDRAVENIETLEITSDYKTSKEQQTDELINDFL, encoded by the coding sequence ATGAAGTATGACCACTTGCTTGTTAGGTATGGGGAACTAACATTAAAAGGTTCAAATAGAAAGAAATTTGTAAATCAATTAAGAAATAATGTTCATCAATCTTTAAAAGGTCTTGAAGGTTTTGTTGTAAAAGGTAAACGAGACCGCATGTATATTGAATTAGAAGAACATGCTGATATACACGAAATCACATATCGTTTATCAAAAATTTTCGGTATTAAATCTATTAGTCCAGTTTTAAAAATTGAAAAAACTTTAGAAGCTATGAGTGAAGCAGCAATCAAATTTGCACAAACGTTTGAGAACGGTAGTACATTTAAAATCGATGTAAAGCGTGCCGATAAAAATTACCCAATGGATACGTATGAGTTGCAACGTGAATTGGGTGGTGCAGTTTTGAAACAGATTGAAAACATTTCAGTTAATGTAAAGCGTCCGGATCATGAAATTAGAGTGGAAGTTAGATTAGATGCAATATACATGTATGAAGAAGTTGTATCAGGTGCAGGTGGTTTACCTGTAGGTACAGGTGGTAAAACTTTACTTATGTTATCAGGTGGAATTGATTCACCGGTAGCTGGCATGGAAGTAATGAGACGCGGTGTAACGATTGAAGCCATTCATTTTCATAGTCCGCCATTTACAAGTGAACAAGCGAAAGAAAAAGTTATTGAACTTACACGTATTTTAGCTGAACGTGTTGGTCCAATTAAACTACACATTGTTCCTTTTACAGAATTGCAAAAACAAGTGAATAAAGTTGTTCATCCTAGATACACGATGACATCAACAAGACGTATGATGATGAGAGTTGCTGACAAATTAGTACATCAAATTGGTGCACTGGCTATTGTAAATGGTGAAAATTTAGGACAGGTTGCAAGTCAAACACTTCATAGTATGTATGCAATTAATAATGTCACTTCTACACCTGTACTGCGTCCTTTATTAACATATGATAAAGAAGAAATCATTTTAAAATCTAAGGAAATTGGTACGTTTGAAACATCAATTCAGCCATTTGAAGATTGTTGTACGATTTTCACTCCTAAAAATCCAGTAACTGAACCAAACTTTGATAAAGTTGTTCAATACGAAAGCATTTTTGACTTTGAAGAAATGATTGATCGCGCTGTTGAAAACATTGAAACACTAGAAATTACTAGTGACTATAAAACTTCAAAAGAACAACAGACAGACGAATTAATAAACGACTTTCTATAA
- a CDS encoding cysteine desulfurase: protein MFILIYLDNAATTKAFEEVLDTYLKVNQSMYFNPSSPHKAGLQADQLLQQAKVQINKMVNANKNYDVVFTSGATESNNIALKGVAYRKFDTANEIITSILEHPSVLEVVRYLEEREGFKVKYVDVTKDGSIDLQHFNELMSDKVGLVTCMYVNNVTGQIQPIAEIAEILKQYPKVHFHVDAVQAFGKIPVDFKNVDSLSLSGHKFNGLKGQGVLLVNHIQNIEPIIQGGGQEYGVRSGTINLPSDIALVKAMKIANDNREALHTYVDSLNEDIREFLKTFRGVYINSARNASPFILNISFPGVKGEVLVNAFSKYDIMVSTTSACSSKRNKLNEVLTAMGLSDKAIEGSIRLSFGATTTKEDIEKFKETFIIIYEEIKELLR from the coding sequence GTGTTTATTTTGATATATCTAGATAATGCGGCAACGACGAAAGCATTTGAAGAAGTGTTAGATACTTATTTAAAAGTAAATCAATCAATGTATTTTAATCCTAGTAGTCCGCATAAAGCTGGTTTACAAGCAGATCAATTACTACAACAAGCAAAAGTTCAAATTAATAAAATGGTGAATGCCAATAAAAATTATGATGTTGTGTTCACAAGCGGAGCTACAGAGTCAAATAATATTGCGCTGAAAGGCGTCGCTTATCGCAAATTTGATACAGCAAATGAAATTATTACATCGATATTGGAACACCCATCTGTATTAGAAGTTGTAAGATATTTGGAAGAACGCGAAGGATTTAAAGTGAAATATGTTGATGTGACGAAAGACGGAAGTATTGATTTACAACACTTTAATGAATTAATGTCCGATAAAGTCGGTCTAGTTACCTGTATGTACGTAAATAATGTAACTGGACAAATCCAACCAATTGCTGAAATAGCTGAAATTTTAAAACAATATCCGAAAGTACATTTTCATGTGGATGCTGTGCAGGCATTCGGAAAAATTCCGGTAGATTTTAAAAATGTAGATAGCCTTAGTTTGAGTGGTCATAAATTTAATGGCTTAAAAGGGCAAGGTGTATTGTTAGTTAACCATATTCAAAATATCGAGCCGATTATTCAAGGCGGTGGCCAGGAATATGGTGTAAGAAGCGGTACTATCAATTTGCCTAGCGATATTGCTTTAGTTAAAGCAATGAAAATAGCAAATGATAATCGTGAAGCTTTACACACTTATGTAGACTCTTTAAATGAAGATATTAGGGAATTCCTTAAAACTTTTCGAGGTGTTTATATAAATTCGGCTAGAAATGCTTCACCATTTATTTTAAATATTAGTTTTCCTGGTGTGAAAGGTGAAGTGCTTGTAAATGCATTTTCAAAGTATGACATTATGGTATCAACAACTAGTGCTTGCTCATCAAAGCGTAATAAGTTAAATGAAGTACTGACTGCTATGGGATTATCAGATAAGGCAATTGAAGGTAGTATTCGATTATCATTTGGTGCCACTACAACTAAAGAAGATATTGAAAAATTTAAAGAAACATTCATCATCATATATGAGGAAATTAAGGAGTTGCTTAGATAA
- the ezrA gene encoding septation ring formation regulator EzrA has translation MVLYIILAIIVIILIAVGVLFYLRSNKRQIIEKAIERKNEIETLPFDQNLAQLSKLNLKGETKTKYDAMKKDNVESTNKYLAPVEEKIHNAEALLDKFSFNASQTEIDDANELLDSYEQSYQQQLEDVNEIIALYKDNDELYDKCKVDYREMKRDVLANRHQFGEAASLLETEIEKFEPKLEQFEVLKVDGNYVQAHNHIAALNEQMKQLRSYMEEIPDLIRETQKELPGQFQDLKYGCRDLKVEGYDLDHVKVDSTLQSLKTELSFVEPLISRLELEEANDKLAHINDKLDDMYDLIEHEVKAKNDVEETKDIITDNLFKAKDMNYTLQTEIEYVRENYYINESDAQSVRQFENEIQSLISVYDDILKEMSKSAVRYSEVQDNLQYLEDHVTVINEKQEKLQNHLIQLREDEAEAEDNLLRVQSKKEEVYRRLLASNLTSVPERFIIMKNEIDHEVRDVNEQFSERPIHVKQLKDKVSKIVIQMNTFEDEANDVLVNAVYAEKLIQYGNRYRKDYSNVDKSLNEAERLFKNNRYKRAIEISEQALESVEPGVTKHIEEEVIKQ, from the coding sequence ATGGTGTTATATATCATTTTGGCAATAATTGTGATTATATTGATTGCTGTAGGTGTATTGTTCTATTTACGTTCTAACAAAAGACAAATCATTGAAAAAGCAATAGAACGTAAAAATGAAATTGAAACGTTACCTTTTGATCAAAACCTTGCACAATTATCTAAGTTGAATTTAAAAGGTGAAACAAAAACGAAATACGATGCAATGAAAAAGGACAACGTAGAGAGTACAAATAAGTATCTAGCTCCTGTGGAAGAAAAAATCCATAATGCCGAGGCTTTACTAGATAAATTTAGTTTTAATGCATCTCAAACTGAAATTGACGATGCAAATGAATTGTTAGATAGCTATGAACAAAGTTATCAACAACAATTGGAAGATGTAAACGAAATTATTGCGTTATATAAAGATAATGATGAATTATATGATAAATGTAAAGTCGATTATCGAGAAATGAAACGTGATGTATTAGCGAATCGCCATCAATTTGGTGAAGCAGCAAGTTTACTTGAAACTGAAATTGAAAAGTTTGAGCCAAAGTTAGAGCAATTTGAAGTTCTTAAAGTTGATGGTAATTATGTACAAGCGCACAACCATATAGCTGCCTTGAATGAACAAATGAAACAGCTGAGATCATATATGGAAGAAATACCAGATTTAATTAGAGAAACACAAAAAGAATTACCTGGTCAATTCCAAGATTTAAAATATGGTTGTCGTGATCTTAAAGTAGAAGGATATGACCTTGATCACGTAAAAGTAGATAGTACGTTACAAAGTTTGAAAACTGAACTTAGTTTTGTAGAGCCATTAATTAGTCGTTTAGAATTGGAAGAAGCAAATGATAAATTAGCTCACATTAATGATAAGTTAGATGACATGTATGATTTAATTGAACATGAAGTTAAAGCTAAAAATGATGTTGAGGAAACCAAAGATATCATTACAGATAACTTATTTAAAGCTAAAGACATGAACTACACGCTACAAACTGAAATTGAATATGTACGTGAAAACTACTATATTAATGAATCTGATGCACAAAGTGTACGTCAGTTTGAAAATGAAATTCAAAGTTTGATTTCTGTATACGATGATATTTTAAAAGAAATGTCTAAATCAGCTGTACGATATAGTGAAGTTCAAGACAATTTACAGTATCTTGAGGATCATGTCACAGTAATTAACGAAAAACAAGAAAAGCTTCAAAATCATCTTATTCAATTACGCGAGGATGAAGCAGAAGCTGAAGATAATTTATTACGTGTGCAATCAAAGAAAGAGGAAGTATACCGTCGATTACTTGCTTCTAACTTAACAAGTGTGCCAGAAAGATTTATCATTATGAAAAATGAAATCGATCATGAAGTTCGTGACGTAAATGAACAATTTAGTGAGCGTCCAATTCATGTTAAACAATTAAAAGATAAAGTATCAAAAATTGTTATACAAATGAATACATTTGAAGATGAGGCAAACGATGTTCTCGTTAACGCTGTTTATGCTGAGAAACTAATTCAATATGGAAACAGATATCGTAAAGATTATAGCAATGTAGATAAAAGTTTGAATGAAGCTGAAAGGTTGTTTAAAAATAATCGCTATAAACGTGCGATTGAAATTTCAGAACAAGCACTTGAAAGTGTGGAGCCTGGCGTTACAAAACATATTGAAGAAGAAGTTATTAAACAATAG
- a CDS encoding GAF domain-containing protein has product MTTIKPTNYALLKKQTASLIEDEHHIIAILSNMSALLNDNLDQINWVGFYLKEQDELILGPFQGHPACVHIPIGKGVCGTAVSERRTQVVADVHKFEGHIACDANSKSEIVIPIFKGDEIIGVLDIDAPITNRFDENDQEHLEAIVKIIEKQLA; this is encoded by the coding sequence ATGACAACAATTAAACCAACAAATTACGCATTATTAAAGAAACAAACTGCAAGTCTTATTGAGGATGAACATCATATAATTGCTATTTTGAGTAATATGTCTGCACTATTAAACGACAATTTAGATCAAATTAATTGGGTCGGCTTTTATTTAAAAGAACAAGACGAACTTATACTTGGTCCTTTCCAGGGTCACCCTGCTTGTGTTCATATACCAATTGGTAAAGGTGTATGTGGAACAGCAGTTTCTGAGCGTCGCACACAAGTTGTTGCTGACGTCCACAAATTTGAAGGTCATATTGCTTGTGATGCCAATAGTAAATCAGAAATTGTTATCCCGATTTTCAAAGGTGATGAAATCATTGGCGTATTAGATATAGACGCACCAATTACAAATCGCTTTGACGAAAATGATCAAGAACATCTTGAAGCAATTGTTAAAATTATCGAAAAGCAACTCGCATAA
- the rpsD gene encoding 30S ribosomal protein S4, whose amino-acid sequence MARFRGSNWKKSRRLGISLSGTGKELEKRPYAPGQHGPNQRKKLSEYGLQLREKQKLRYLYGMTERQFRNTFDIAGKKFGVHGENFMILLASRLDAVVYALGLARTRRQARQLVNHGHILVDGKRVDIPSYSVKPGQTISVREKSQKLNIIVESVEINNFVPEYLNFDADSLTGTFVRLPERSELPAEINEQLIVEYYSR is encoded by the coding sequence ATGGCTCGATTCAGAGGTTCAAACTGGAAAAAATCTCGTCGTTTAGGTATCTCTTTAAGTGGTACTGGTAAAGAATTAGAAAAACGTCCTTACGCACCAGGACAACATGGTCCAAACCAACGTAAAAAATTATCAGAATATGGTTTACAATTACGTGAAAAACAAAAATTACGTTACTTATATGGAATGACTGAAAGACAATTCCGTAACACATTTGACATCGCTGGTAAAAAATTCGGTGTACATGGTGAAAACTTCATGATCTTATTAGCAAGTCGTTTAGACGCTGTTGTATATGCATTAGGTTTAGCTCGTACTCGTCGTCAAGCACGTCAATTAGTTAACCACGGTCATATCTTAGTAGATGGTAAACGTGTTGATATCCCATCTTATTCTGTTAAACCTGGTCAAACAATTTCAGTTCGTGAAAAATCTCAAAAATTAAACATCATCGTTGAATCAGTTGAAATTAATAATTTCGTACCTGAATACTTAAACTTTGATGCAGATAGCTTAACTGGTACTTTCGTACGTTTACCAGAACGTAGCGAATTACCTGCTGAAATCAATGAACAATTAATCGTTGAGTACTACTCAAGATAA
- a CDS encoding glycerophosphodiester phosphodiesterase encodes MAPNKLKDGLQIVAHRGLPSAFPENTMTGYRQVMELDVDMLEIDVHLTKDQHFVVIHDDTIDRTSDGKGRIADYTLSQLKSFDFGSYKDVVFKGERIPTLDEVLSLCLKFHKKLLIELKKPNLYPGIERKLLAFLEEKKVDVTQVVIQSFDIECIEKLKEMRCKYDLGVLCSKRKYWYRKPNFERIAQVASYVNPNYALVTRKFIDEAHRYQLQVMPYTVNKLKTGEKLIQMDVDGLITDEPELFIK; translated from the coding sequence ATGGCTCCGAATAAACTGAAAGATGGATTACAAATTGTTGCGCATCGTGGATTGCCGAGTGCATTTCCTGAAAATACAATGACTGGTTATCGACAGGTCATGGAACTGGATGTTGATATGTTAGAAATAGATGTTCATTTAACAAAAGATCAACATTTTGTTGTGATACATGATGATACAATTGATCGAACTTCAGATGGTAAAGGACGCATTGCGGATTACACATTATCGCAATTGAAATCATTTGATTTTGGTAGTTATAAAGATGTTGTTTTTAAGGGAGAACGAATACCCACATTAGATGAAGTGCTTTCATTATGCTTAAAGTTTCATAAAAAGCTATTGATTGAATTAAAGAAGCCTAATTTATATCCAGGAATTGAACGCAAATTGCTGGCATTTTTGGAAGAGAAGAAAGTCGATGTTACACAAGTAGTTATTCAATCTTTTGATATCGAATGCATTGAAAAGTTAAAAGAGATGAGATGTAAGTATGATTTAGGCGTACTATGTAGTAAACGCAAATATTGGTATAGAAAACCAAATTTTGAAAGAATTGCACAAGTTGCTAGTTATGTAAATCCTAACTATGCTTTAGTGACAAGAAAGTTTATTGATGAAGCTCATCGTTATCAATTACAAGTTATGCCATACACTGTTAATAAATTGAAAACTGGAGAAAAATTAATACAAATGGATGTTGATGGTTTAATCACTGATGAACCAGAATTATTTATTAAGTGA
- a CDS encoding SACOL1771 family peroxiredoxin, translated as MHQHDFKVQTSWQGGRNDVGKVTGDILSENISIPASLGGVGIGTNPDEMLVSAASSCYIISLAATLERAKFTDISIEQQSIGTACLNNGKFSMTKIVHHPHIQISSDQIAQLEKRLPKLITIADNNCMISNAVRNNIDIKIYPIIQAK; from the coding sequence TTGCATCAACATGACTTTAAAGTCCAAACATCTTGGCAAGGCGGACGTAACGATGTAGGAAAAGTAACAGGCGACATACTTTCAGAGAACATTTCAATCCCCGCTTCATTAGGTGGTGTTGGTATCGGAACGAATCCCGATGAAATGTTAGTATCAGCCGCTTCATCATGTTATATTATCTCATTAGCAGCCACTCTTGAACGTGCAAAGTTCACAGACATTTCAATTGAACAACAATCGATTGGAACAGCTTGTTTAAATAATGGAAAATTCAGTATGACAAAAATTGTGCACCATCCTCACATTCAAATTTCAAGTGACCAAATAGCGCAATTAGAAAAGCGATTACCAAAATTGATAACAATTGCGGATAATAATTGTATGATTTCAAATGCTGTAAGAAATAACATAGATATAAAAATTTATCCCATCATACAAGCCAAATAA